In Armatimonadota bacterium, one DNA window encodes the following:
- a CDS encoding AAA family ATPase, which produces MSYFLQQSKQIPISGYRRRQLQPTRTGKYTKTVPTLPDKARKIVLGLVDMVLYCDIETTAGPDGKMTARRVKRTKPSLNYEAGDRTGRLPDVIDLDYTKFIEAFNATADTKKAPKEARMRR; this is translated from the coding sequence ATGAGTTACTTTTTGCAACAATCAAAGCAGATCCCAATTTCCGGATACAGGAGACGGCAATTACAGCCGACCCGGACCGGCAAGTATACCAAGACCGTGCCCACGCTGCCGGATAAAGCCAGGAAAATTGTCCTCGGCCTCGTCGACATGGTCCTATACTGCGACATCGAGACGACGGCTGGTCCCGATGGCAAGATGACCGCGCGGCGTGTCAAGCGTACCAAGCCCAGCCTGAACTACGAGGCGGGCGACCGCACCGGCAGGCTCCCCGATGTGATCGATCTCGACTACACCAAGTTCATTGAGGCGTTCAACGCCACAGCAGACACCAAGAAAGCACCCAAGGAGGCAAGGATGCGCCGATGA